One part of the Dioscorea cayenensis subsp. rotundata cultivar TDr96_F1 chromosome 2, TDr96_F1_v2_PseudoChromosome.rev07_lg8_w22 25.fasta, whole genome shotgun sequence genome encodes these proteins:
- the LOC120278542 gene encoding tyrosine decarboxylase 2 isoform X1 gives MENSTLKPMDSEQLREYGHQMVDFIADYYKTIESFPVRSQVKPGYLRELLPDSAPKHPESLQDVLNDVRQKIIPGVTHWQSPDYFAYYPSNSSTAGFLGEMLSAGFNIVGFSWVTSPAATELEVIVLDWLAKMLKLPNEFLSSGQGGGVIQGTASEAILVVLLAARDKVLRKVGRNSLEKLVVYASDQTHAALQKACQIAGIYPENFRVLKADSNTNYALIPDKLQEAIMNDFSSGLIPFFLCATVGTTSSAAVDPLSELGKIAKANDMWFHVDAAYAGSACICPEYRHHIDGIEEATSFGMNAHKWFLTNFDCSVLWVKDQNALIQSLSTNPEYLKNKASQENNVVDFKDWQIPLGRRFRSLKLWMVLRLYGLENLQSYIRNHIKLAEQFKELVCSDHRFEVVAPRTFSLVCFRLIPREGDQDNGYNLNYNLLDAVNSSGKIFISHTVLSGKFVLRFAVGAPLTEESHVKAAWKVLQDQATILLTDQ, from the exons AT GGAGAATAGCACTTTGAAGCCAATGGACTCGGAGCAGTTGAGGGAGTATGGTCATCAAATGGTTGATTTCATTGCGGATTATTACAAAACCATTGAATCTTTCCCAGTTCGTAGCCAAGTTAAG CCAGGGTATCTAAGAGAACTGCTGCCTGATTCAGCCCCAAAACATCCAGAAAGTTTGCAAGACGTTCTGAATG ATGTCCGTCAAAAAATAATCCCTGGCGTAACTCATTGGCAAAGTCCTGATTATTTTGCTTATTATCCATCTAATAGCAGCACTGCTGGATTTTTAGGGGAAATGCTCAGTGCTGGTTTTAATATAGTAGGTTTCAGTTGGGTGACCTCTCCTGCTGCTACAGAGCTAGAAGTGATTGTTTTAGATTGGCTTGCTAAGATGCTAAAACTTCCCAATGAATTTCTATCATCAG GGCAAGGTGGTGGAGTCATTCAGGGCACGGCTAGTGAAGCTATTCTTGTTGTATTATTGGCTGCACGTGATAAAGTATTGAGGAAGGTTGGGAGAAATTCCCTGGAAAAACTTGTTGTTTATGCTTCAGATCAAACACATGCAGCTCTTCAGAAGGCGTGCCAG ATTGCAGGGATTTATCCGGAGAACTTTAGAGTTCTGAAGGCGGATTCCAATACAAATTACGCTCTCATTCCTGATAAACTTCAGGAAGCAATAATGAATGATTTTTCATCTGGCTTAATTCCTTTCTTCCTCTGTGCTACT GTAGGGACTACATCTTCTGCAGCTGTTGATCCTTTATCTGAGTTAGGAAAGATAGCCAAg GCAAATGACATGTGGTTCCATGTTGATGCTGCCTATGCTGGTAGTGCCTGTATCTGTCCAGAATACCGTCATCACATTGATGGAATCGAAGAAGCCACTTCATTTGGTATGAACGCTCACAAATGGTTTCTTACAAACTTCGATTGTTCAGTGCTCTGGGTAAAA GATCAGAATGCCTTAATTCAAAGTCTCTCCACCAATCCAGAATATCTTAAAAATAAG GCCTCACAAGAAAACAATGTGGTGGATTTTAAAGATTGGCAAATTCCTCTTGGACGCCGTTTCAG ATCATTAAAGCTATGGATGGTACTGAGGCTTTATGGTCTGGAAAACCTTCAAAGTTACATAAGGAATCACATTAAGTTGGCCGAGCAATTCAAGGAGCTTGTCTGTTCTGATCACAGGTTTGAG GTTGTTGCTCCTCGGACATTTTCGCTTGTTTGCTTCCGCCTTATCCCCCGAGAAGGTGATCAAGATAATGGCTACAATCTAAACTACAACTTGCTTGATGCTGTCAACTCAAGTGGGAAAATCTTCATATCACACACT GTTCTATCAGGCAAATTCGTTCTTCGGTTTGCTGTTGGAGCACCGCTGACTGAAGAATCACATGTCAAAGCAGCATGGAAGGTTTTGCAGGACCAGGCCACCATTCTCTTAACTGATCAG TAG
- the LOC120278542 gene encoding tyrosine decarboxylase 2 isoform X2 produces the protein MENSTLKPMDSEQLREYGHQMVDFIADYYKTIESFPVRSQVKPGYLRELLPDSAPKHPESLQDVLNDVRQKIIPGVTHWQSPDYFAYYPSNSSTAGFLGEMLSAGFNIVGFSWVTSPAATELEVIVLDWLAKMLKLPNEFLSSGQGGGVIQGTASEAILVVLLAARDKVLRKVGRNSLEKLVVYASDQTHAALQKACQIAGIYPENFRVLKADSNTNYALIPDKLQEAIMNDFSSGLIPFFLCATVGTTSSAAVDPLSELGKIAKANDMWFHVDAAYAGSACICPEYRHHIDGIEEATSFGMNAHKWFLTNFDCSVLWDQNALIQSLSTNPEYLKNKASQENNVVDFKDWQIPLGRRFRSLKLWMVLRLYGLENLQSYIRNHIKLAEQFKELVCSDHRFEVVAPRTFSLVCFRLIPREGDQDNGYNLNYNLLDAVNSSGKIFISHTVLSGKFVLRFAVGAPLTEESHVKAAWKVLQDQATILLTDQ, from the exons AT GGAGAATAGCACTTTGAAGCCAATGGACTCGGAGCAGTTGAGGGAGTATGGTCATCAAATGGTTGATTTCATTGCGGATTATTACAAAACCATTGAATCTTTCCCAGTTCGTAGCCAAGTTAAG CCAGGGTATCTAAGAGAACTGCTGCCTGATTCAGCCCCAAAACATCCAGAAAGTTTGCAAGACGTTCTGAATG ATGTCCGTCAAAAAATAATCCCTGGCGTAACTCATTGGCAAAGTCCTGATTATTTTGCTTATTATCCATCTAATAGCAGCACTGCTGGATTTTTAGGGGAAATGCTCAGTGCTGGTTTTAATATAGTAGGTTTCAGTTGGGTGACCTCTCCTGCTGCTACAGAGCTAGAAGTGATTGTTTTAGATTGGCTTGCTAAGATGCTAAAACTTCCCAATGAATTTCTATCATCAG GGCAAGGTGGTGGAGTCATTCAGGGCACGGCTAGTGAAGCTATTCTTGTTGTATTATTGGCTGCACGTGATAAAGTATTGAGGAAGGTTGGGAGAAATTCCCTGGAAAAACTTGTTGTTTATGCTTCAGATCAAACACATGCAGCTCTTCAGAAGGCGTGCCAG ATTGCAGGGATTTATCCGGAGAACTTTAGAGTTCTGAAGGCGGATTCCAATACAAATTACGCTCTCATTCCTGATAAACTTCAGGAAGCAATAATGAATGATTTTTCATCTGGCTTAATTCCTTTCTTCCTCTGTGCTACT GTAGGGACTACATCTTCTGCAGCTGTTGATCCTTTATCTGAGTTAGGAAAGATAGCCAAg GCAAATGACATGTGGTTCCATGTTGATGCTGCCTATGCTGGTAGTGCCTGTATCTGTCCAGAATACCGTCATCACATTGATGGAATCGAAGAAGCCACTTCATTTGGTATGAACGCTCACAAATGGTTTCTTACAAACTTCGATTGTTCAGTGCTCTGG GATCAGAATGCCTTAATTCAAAGTCTCTCCACCAATCCAGAATATCTTAAAAATAAG GCCTCACAAGAAAACAATGTGGTGGATTTTAAAGATTGGCAAATTCCTCTTGGACGCCGTTTCAG ATCATTAAAGCTATGGATGGTACTGAGGCTTTATGGTCTGGAAAACCTTCAAAGTTACATAAGGAATCACATTAAGTTGGCCGAGCAATTCAAGGAGCTTGTCTGTTCTGATCACAGGTTTGAG GTTGTTGCTCCTCGGACATTTTCGCTTGTTTGCTTCCGCCTTATCCCCCGAGAAGGTGATCAAGATAATGGCTACAATCTAAACTACAACTTGCTTGATGCTGTCAACTCAAGTGGGAAAATCTTCATATCACACACT GTTCTATCAGGCAAATTCGTTCTTCGGTTTGCTGTTGGAGCACCGCTGACTGAAGAATCACATGTCAAAGCAGCATGGAAGGTTTTGCAGGACCAGGCCACCATTCTCTTAACTGATCAG TAG